TAAGCCCCTGACTTAATATGAAAAGTGTGATGAGAGgaaagtgaaatgctgaaagcacAGGGTAGTGACAGTTACACTGAAAAAAAAAGTGACAGTTACACAATTTTTTTATTGTGCTAGGAATCACGGTTCTGGTTGTTGTGCTCCAACGCTTCCCACAAAAAACCTCTCTCTGTCCTTGCtattagttttgttttttgaaagaacTGCAATCCCTTCACATCAGGAGATTCAAATAGGAAGGTGAATAAACATGAAAGTTCTGTGACTAATGTGAATACAGTTGCTGCCGTTTCAAATTTCCCCTCTAGCCCATTTGTGTACATGTCTACTAGCAAAGGACATTTTCCTGTGAGGGGCAGCTCCCGCCCTCCGCACTCACCTGCCCTCCAAACCAACAGCAACACAAGCAGCACGGAAGAAGCCATGGCCCCTCTGACCAAACAAAAGCAGGAAGTAACAGCACGTGATTCTAGGGCGTGCAGAATTCCAGCAGCCAGTTTATCTTAAAGAGGCGAGGTTCCTTGTGATCTCACAACTGACCTGGGgccaaaaaaaagggggtgggggtggggcatgatTTCCATTTGAAAGCGTTAGTACAGAAAAGGCAATGCACGCTTTAATAAATGCCCTCCACCAGCTGGAATGCTATATAACACGATTTCTGCTTTATTCAGCCATGTGGCTTCCGGTCTGCCACAGATAGGAATAGGTAGCCTTTGCAGTATCGTAGCCTAACATTTCTTACCTAAGCCTCTTACTATCCCTACCAGAAATATATACACGACTCCCCAAATTTGGGCTTCAGGAGTAGCCTCTTGCAGAGCTTTTGAGCACACGTCTAGACTTCTGTTCCTCCTGAGAAATTACCTGGACACATTAGCGAAGAATGGCCTGGTGAGCAAAGGATTGCAGGAGTACATAGCATTGCAACTATCGGCTGTCTACAAATCCCATGTCAAATCggtaaaatatgttaatattacTCTTGATTTAAcaacacatttatatcccacctttcttctgtaGAGCTCAAGATGGTTTTCACAACTTCCAACAACTTTATTCCAGAACCTTCAGAGCCTAAACTAGGCTATGGTGAATAATGATTTTGATAATATTTTTTATGAGTTTTCAATTACAACAATCCAATAAGAGCTTCAtgataacaatgccaaattataatataatttctaatacaaatcattcaaataccaaattatataatttaggcgGCCTTCCgggtgctagaattgatggtttctaTAATTTCTATAATAAGTGAATGATGATTTTGGCTCAAGAGTCCTTTATGACAGATGGGGACTTGGGCTCCCCCCAGTCTCTCCCCTCATTTTTAAATTTAACAAAGTACTAAtaacagataataataaaaaccccaGCATCTTAATCCCTTCGGCCAGAAAAtctctttgcattttatttttatctggcCTTTCCTCCCCAAGATCAAAGCAATGTATGCGATTGCTCACAAGAACTCTGTGAGAGGCTCAGGTGCACAGCTGACCCAGAGGAAGCCCACGGCCTAACAAGGACTCACACCCGAGTCTCCCttgggcacccctggcaccccaaCAGAGCACACCAGTCGGGGGCTTTGTACCTGCCCGCTCCCTACCAAGCACCATAAGGGGGCAGCTTAGGCCCTAAAAACCTCGGATGTTACCGGGTGGAggggctcccaccatccctaccagaaatatatacagtggtgccccgcaagacgaatgcctcgcaagacgaaaaatgcgcaagatgacagggtttttcgttttttgcgttgcttcgcaagatgattttccctataggcttgcttcgcaagacgaaaacgtcttgtgagtttgcttcctttttcttaaagccgttaATACCCAGCGAATCcgcgctccgcaagacgaaaaaatcgctagACGAcacaactcgcggaacgaattaatttcgtcttgcgaggcaccactgtacacaactCCCCAAATTTGGGCTTCAGGAATAATCTCTTATTGTGCACGTGTCTATACTTACTTGCAAGATTACTTGTAATGAGCAGTACACTGGGGATTAGTGACCTGTTTTCCAATTCCATTATTttataatgtgtgtgtttttaaaaaagcacttgctGAAATTGCTCCTGAGAAATTACCTGGACGCCATTAGCAAAGAATGGTCTGTTGAGCAAAGGATGAAGGTACATAGCAATTCCGACTGTCTCTACAAATCCCATAATGTCAAATGGGTAAAATATGTCAGCATTACTCTTGATTTAACcatgcatttatatcccgcctttcttcTGGAGAGTCCAAGGCTTCAACAACTTTATTCCAGAACCTTCAGGCTATGGCGCAGGATGATTTTGGCTCAAGAGTCCTTTATGACAGATGGGGACTTGGGCTCCCACAGCCTCTTAACCCCTTCGGCCAGAACAAtctctttgcattttatttttatccgGGCTTTCCTCCCCAAGACCGAAGCAACCTATGGGATTGCTCACAACAATCCTGCTCAGGTGCGCGGCTGGCCCAGAGTTAGCTCGCGGCCTACCAGGCGCTGGCGCCCGAGCCTCCCTTGGGCAGCCGCGGCACCCTAACGGGGCGCACCGGGCGGCGGCTTTCTACCTGCCCGCTCCCCACCGAGCGCCACAGGGCGCAGCTTAGGCCGCGGCCCTGAATCCCCGGATGTTGCGGGGCTGAGGCGGCTGTGGGGGGCCGTCGCGTGACGCCGCCGCCCTTTGTTGCGTAAGGCCTTCGCGAACCCCTGAGGCGTCTGCCGGCCTCCGCTCCGCCCCGCAGAGTCCCAAGTCAATGGGCCCTGACTAGACGCGACAGGAGCGCTGGCTCCCCTGCTTCGGCCAAAAGGCTTGGCCTCGCCACCGCCTCCTTCTCTGGCCACGCCGCGAGCTTCCCCTTGCGTAAACGGGCAACCAGGTGAAACCCGAGAGCGGCGCTGAGGCAGTTTCAATAAACGGAGGCCTCGAGTGGGCGGGCAGGGGAGGGGGCGAAACTTTTGCTTGAAAGGCGGGTCCGTCGTCCAATAGGTGGGCGGCTCCGGGCACCCGAGAGGCGGGCCTTGGCTCGGAGAACGAATCCGGGGCTGCGCGAGAGCGACCGGCCGAGAGATCCACTAACGGTTCGCTCTTGTGTCCCTCCCCGCTTGCCGTCCCGTTTGGGTTGCCAAGGTAACTGACAACAAACGCAGAGCTTTTCTCTTGGTTCTCTCAGGCGAGTTGAGAAAAAGGGCCGAGAGGTGGGGTTTCGGTGTCGCTCCCGCCGCTTCCTCTCCCGCTCCCCACAGTCAAATAGGCCGAGGTGGGATAAGACTGATAGGAGTGCGAGAAGCCGCTTTGTGACGTCACCTTCAGGTGGGGCGGGAGAGGGCGAGTGtttctgagcatgggcagagtgccTCGTCCACACGAAGGGGCGACTGACCCAGGCAGTGGGGAATAAGTGGGTCTACGGCTAATCCTGGCCGTTGGCCCGTCTGGTTTGGGGCTGCTGGGACCCAGAGTCCAGCAACGTCTTGAGGTCCACAGaatccacgcccccccccccccggtgcttccACTGGTTCAACTCGGCCGATGGGATTCCGCCTCAAGCTGTCCAGTTCAGGGTGCACCTTTAAAGTGGATTTCCTAAACTCTGTGGGACTTCTTTGCGCTGAAGAAAGTGAGGGGAAAACgcactggataataataataataataataataataataatggcagctgAGTTGAGGGACtgacatttttaataataataataataatagtaataatagtaataatagtagtaataataataataataataataatataatttatttccaccccacccatctggccgggtttccccagccactctgggcggctttgaaCATaacattaaaatcaaaataaaacttctaacataaaaaacttccctaaacagggctgccttcagatgtcttctaaaagtcagatagttctttatttccttgacatctgatgggagggcgcttgcagggcagacgccactaccaagaaggtcctctgcctggtttcctgtaactttgcttcttgcaaggaGGAAActagcagaagacccttggacctggacctcagtgtccgggctgaatgatggaggtggagatgctccttcaggtatactgggctgaggccgtttagggctttaaaggtcagcactaacactttgaattgtgctcagaaacacactgggagccaatgaaaatcctttaggactggtgttacatggtcttggtggccactcccagtcaccagtctagctgccgcattctggattaattgtagtttccaggtcaccttcaacgGAAGTCCCACACAgactgcattgcagtagtccaagtcgGATATAACTAGAGCTTGCaccgctctggcgagacagtctgcaggcaggtagggtctcagccagtatGGGATTAAATTTGCTTCATGCGACATCATGTtacctccttgcaaacaaatcaagatcaAAATGAACATTCAGTGAATGGGTTGTGTGGAAGTAACGAGGGATTGTTACTCTTGCATTTGAAAGCAGAGCATCTGTcttatgtttgtgtgtgcagatTCCCAGCAAATGGGAGACTCGGGGCACTTCCAGACctatttattgtgcatttattcACATTTGTTGGCATGTGATTGAATTCCACCTGAAATTAGTGACAGTCTAGAAGTGGCCCAGCTCCTCTTCTTCCaagaagtgctttaaaaaaaaagatcattATAAAATAATGGAATTGGAAAACAGGTCACTAATCCCTAATAATAGGTATAGCTCATTACAAGTcatcttttaatatatttttagattgttgtaacctgctctgggacctCATGGTGAAGGGAGGTTAAGAAATTAATCATAAATTAATAATATCAACCATGTTGAATGGTAACATGTTAAAGATAGACAAGAATAAACCGAGTTGGGGGAATTGCTGGGGTCAACGATGTCTGTGACATTTCTATGCTGATCTCAAAGATAGAACAAGAAAGCACGGTGACCAGTAAATTGTACATTGCCCTAGAATCCTAAACAAAATGAAGGGTGCTATATAAGGGTGCTATctatgttttaaaattaaaaataatggtcATTTTGAATTGAACCTTGAATGTAGACTTTTCTGTCTGTTTTGTCAGTAAGGCTACTAAATCCACAGTTTGCAGCTCAATCTTGTGCATATTTACAtagaaataatagtaattattatttataacttGTTGCCCCAGCCAtaatgggcagcttccaaaagaatataagaaaagcacaacaaaacatcagacattaaaggtttcctgatacagggctgccttcatttgTCTAGGGGACGGCATTCTGCAGGCTGGGTACCTCTACCcgaaaaggccttctgcctggttcctgtagcttcacttctcacaatgaggaagctgccagaaggccctcagaactggacctcagtgtctgggctaaacaATGAGGgggaagatgctccttcaggtatacaggaccaaagcTGTATACTCACTTGAgtataaatcccactgagttcagtggaacttattctCAAGTAAGTGTTCTTAGGACTGCAAGCAGCTACAGGCAGTAGTTATaccacaatttaaaatattttcccaaataaaaattacaaattcatgTAAGTTTTGCATTCTGATCCTTTGCAGGCAGCTCAGAATGCAGAACCCATTAAGGTCAAGGAGACTTAAGTATAGTTTGATTGCAATCACAGTTACCGAATTAGCAGTACATTACTATATGTTTACTGAAAAGGAAGTTTCACTGTTTTCAGTGGTGTTTATTTCCAGGTGGTTAGCATaggattgcaatcctatacatacttaaTTAAGAGAAAGTCCAATTCTGCTTGTTGTGGAGTACTTAGACATGTAcgtataagattgcactgttgaAAGTGTTTGCGAATGTATGAGTTTGTTTCCTGTTTCCAGATCTGAGTACTTGCGCTTCTAATTACATCCATTAGGGTAATGAGAGGTGCACAAACTCATATTTGTAACCTCGCTCAAGCTGTGAAGGTAAACTGTGACTGTATAAAAGGCAACTGAAATTTTAGCAGAGGTGTAATATGTCTGAATAGAATGAATTAAGGCTTCTATCTTCTGTAACTCCTGCATTCCCTGACTTTGCTTGCTACTAAATTCATAAGAATAATTTTACAACAAACTGTTGTCATTTAATATCCTAGAGTTTATTTCTAATGGCAGAACTGAGGAAACAGAGGTGCTCTATTGAATCTTTGACTTTTGTATTGACTGCTTTGCTGTGCTTTTAAACATCTGTTTGAACTGCAATTAGCTAGTGGAAATATGTACTCCCAAGCTTTAAAAAGTAGGGCCCACTTAACCAAACCTTGGTGAGTTAAGTGTTTGAACTTTAATCACATAAACAGATAAATTTGCATATGGGGGGATTCCTGCAGAAGATAGCATACTTTTTGTGTTTAGATGATGCATTCAAGCATAGCATATGTATAACAGTgcctttttctggggggatgcaggggtatgcatacccctaaacattttgtgaatctaagtttggcatcattgaggggcagtatttcaatatgagtaggaaaatgagagtacccctaaacattttttaaagaaaaaaagcactgtgtacatacatcagtaattttatttgtatatcaCCTTTCCactgttcaaaccatgctcaaggtggcttgcaacatgaaaagtATACATGCTTTCATAAATTGCAACAAGATATATAATTAATAAATGAAGTATGCTTGAGGAAGGTTGCATCTCTCTTTTTAGGCTAGCTTCAACACAGACACTCACAGACCCCACTTTCTATGCTCTAGACACACAAGAGTCATCATCAgtattcaaggacacattccagccaggggaaAAATATTTACAGATGGTGCAGCTAGGGAGGGTGTGTAGGCTGGGGACATTCTGATGGTCAGCTAGAAATTCCTGAAGAACCACATCTGGCCCAGCCCTGCACTAGGGTCTGCCTACAACAGCAGCCCTCTCAGTGTCTGACCATTCACCATGAAGTCAGGAAGTCATCTGGGATTGAGGCAGGAGGTCCCTCTTCTCACAGGAAGATCTGAGGCTGCCTTCCTAGCCTTCCTTCATGCCAGCTGCACCCCCTTTCTTGAAGAAAAGGGGAGTTATTCGTGAAAAAAATCATGTTAGAAGAGGAACATCTCTTGTCTTTGTGGGCATTTTGCCTTGATATGGCACTTGCCATATAAGAACctgtattaaaaataattttaaatcactcttcccccccccccccgcccccggcatGGCTTCTCTGGTCTCATagtaagaaagagaaggaagtgcAGTCTGTGGTCctgaaagaaaattattttaaattaaataccTTGTCCCTGGTTAAATGAGTTCTTGTTTCGGGTTGATCAAAACGTTTTTCATCAACAGATCTCATAAATAAGGCATTGCAGCCCCAGAGTAAAGCTGCCGTTGCAGATTTCTGAATATCAGATAGCAAATTGCAGTGATGATTATTGTTATTTTGTGCTATTTGTGTCTTAAGTATAATGTAGGCATTTGTGTTCACGCTTCATTCAGTAAATGATGCAGTGGGTGGGGAATGTATGAGTTTCATAACTTCAGTTGTAATACTTGTAACATCTGTATATATTAGACCAACAAAAATTCTGTTTTTCAGATACAAAAATAATGCATTTCTCTTGTTAATGAAGCTGCAGGTGGGATAGAAACCTATTGAGAGACAATGTCCATTCCATTCTCCAACACCACTCAACGCATTCCTCCAGGATTTGCAAATCTGCTCGAAGGGCTTGCCAGGGAAGTCTTGAGGAGCCAGCCTGCGGATATACCAAGCTTTGCAGCCAAGTATTTTGAAACTCTTCTCATTGAAAGAGAAAGTGAGCATAAACTGAGATAATTTCACATATGTTTAACGTAAATGTGCACACATTCTTCTCCCTGAGGAAAGATCCAAACCAACCTAATCCTATGCAAGGTTATTCAGAAGTCCCCCTgtattcagtgggacttccaggtaagtgtgtacagcAACCTTTctcaactggtgccctccagatgttttaaactaCAGCTTCTATCACAGTCTTTCAGTATTTAGGGATGATTGAAGCTGTccatagcatctggagggcagatgTGGAAGTTTACTGTTTGTGGTTGCAGCTATAAAACACTACCCAGTGCTAGCTTTACACAAACAGAGGCATTTTCTTTAGGTCACGGGAAACCTAGATTGGTGGGATGGGAAGAAGAAAATGCACCGGAAGTCTGAGGGTGCAGAGAAGACATGTTCCTCTTTCCCTTACTGGCCATTTGGTGTGCAATGGCTTGCTCTGTGAACAAGGAGCAAAGATTCCACATCTTTACACTTCTCTTTTCCAAGATAGAAGGTTTCTTACACACTGTTGCATTTTGACCCTCTACTAAAATCAGGTGTAGGACTTTCCTGTCTACTTTATATATAGGTACTATCCAGGAAAGTGTGTTGATAGTAGGATTGCATCTTGAGGCAAGGAAAAAGCCCCTGATGGATTTGAAGCCTCTTTCTTCATTTGAAGCTACTTGAGAGCAAGCCAAGTATGATTAATTTCATGTTGTTGTGGCCTTCTCTTGATAATGTGGTACTCCTAGTTCTTTGGGAGAATTTTtatgaagcatttttaaaaaaatagccggCCGGAGGAAGCAGTCTTGCTGATTGACCAAGCTACAAACATGTGGTGGTGTTTTTAATTGCAGGATGACTCACAGTGAAGCTCAGAGCTATTTGgcctcttctttgtttttaaaatgtctagTAAATGACACTTTTGGAGAAGGTTTATAGCGTTATGCAAGGAAAGTTAGTGAGCAGTGAATGTTCTGGGTGCAAGAGAAAGAACCCCTTACCATCTCATATAATTAGTTTTCCTCTTCCCAGAGGCAATACTCAGTTGTGCCTCAGAGCTGCAGGTAGAAGCCTACACTTTTTTGCTTGGAATGATACCTTCCTTTCAAAATACACTGTTCTTTAGCAGACCTTCAGAATGTAATTGGTTCTATACGTGTAGATGTTGCTAGGCAGACTGACACTCAGGAgggttattttaattttataggGCATGCAGCATCAGCAGTTTCATAATGGGGTTCTGTGAGTTCTACACCTTATCCACCTGGCCCCGAAACACAAATTGTGAAGCCAGATTTTATTATGCAACTTAAGGACACCGTGCAGATCTGTCTGCATAAGCAGGACAGGAAAAATATTTACAAACATGGGGAGCCAGGCTAAGCTTCTTATGTTTGCTTTATAAAAATCTAAAAAGACATGTTTAGGACAGGGATGGAGAGAGAGCACGtcaccctccagttgttgttgaactccagttaCCATCAGTTCCAGCCTACATGACTCACAGGCAGGGATGAAGCAAGGGccggtccaacagcatctggagggtcacacatTCCCCACACATGGTTAGGGCACAGCCCTACATAGGACTGGAAAAACATATGTGCCataactctgggtggctcccaacagaatattaaaaagatgataaaacatcaaacattaaaaacttccctaaacagagctgccttcagatgtcttctaaaagttggatagttgtttatttccttggcatctgatggaagggcattacACAGGGCAGgccccactaccgagaaggccctctgcctggttccctgtaaccttacttcttgcagcgaggaaactgccagaaggccctcggagctggacctcagtgtccagcagaacgatgggggtggaaatgcttcttcaggtatactgggcctgggccgtttagggctttaaaggtcatcaccaacactttgaattgtgctcggaaacatactgggagccaatgtaggtctttcagaactggtgtggtcttggcagccactcccagtcaccagtctagatgcTGCATTGtgagcatttgttttgttttttatgtttttaaaaatattttactgtCTCAAGGGAAACTGTTGAACTGTATGAACGCCTTAAGCCTGTTTGTGTATTCCAGCCCAAAAGCAGGCTATGCATCTAAAAAGAAATTAAGAGTTTGGGTCACAGGACACTGAGATTGTTTCCCACCTGTGATTAATGTACCTGTGGAAATTGTCTGCTTAGGATGGGTGATGGTCAACAGAGTGGAATAAGCAGTTGTACGCAAGATGGGGTTGGTCCTCCAAAGCAGTACAAATGAAGTAGCAGCTCTCAGTTTGTGGGACCTGAAGTAGTTGCTGAAAACAGATATAGGCAGCAATACTATTGATACTTTCTTGGGAGTATATGTTTATTTCTCAGGagacgtgcataggattgcaatgtaCTAACTCCTTTTTGCACCATCTGTTACTTAAAATGGTATGAGTAGCCAGTATAGTCACTTCTCATTTTGCCACCCAACTGTCCTTGATTACCATTCTACTTCCCACCTACTCATGCAAAATTGGATACCTTAACTCAGTAAGATTGGGCAAATGTTTCATGACGTGTATCATTCCAGCTCTTACTCTACGTTTCTTTCATTATCAGACCATTTTTCCCTGTTGAAAACAAGATGTTTTAAAGCATTGTTTTGCCCATTCACTCATTTACTATAACCCATCATACTTGGTTGTTTCTGCTCTTTTTTTGGAAGGAAATACATGTGTTCTGACTTACAATCCTGACTCAACTCCATAGAGAATTTTGCAGTTGCTTCCCCCTTTGTCTTGCACTTGGCTGTATATAAGTACACAGGTGTAAGTATAAATAGTgaagagatttttaaaagaaaaataatcctACAATCCCTAAAGCTGAAAGTGCATAGCTAGACCAAGACATGTTACTTGATACCTGCATTTCATTGCAGCTGCTACTCTAAATACTTGAATGGGTAGCTTATTTTGGGTTTGTCCCCAACCAAACTGTACTTAGATTAGACACACAAGAACAATAGATCCAAGTTAGCTATGCCTATTTAATTTTAGTGACCAGCATTGGATATGACCCTTATTTCATATAAAATAAATcagtgtttattttcttttacaaaacTCTGTTTAGAAAGTGGTTATGATCCATGTGAATGGGGAGCAAAAATAGACGACCGATACTACAATAACCATGCCTTCAATGTAAGTCTTATTTTATGGTGGGCATATTGGGGGGACGGGATGGGACTAACAGGCCAGAGGGTGTGGGCAGAGACAGCTTAGTAGCATAGGAAGCACTGTTGTGCTTTGGAAGGGCAGGTTAAACATCTGCCACCGCCCCCAAATTTCTATGCCTGAACTGAATCAAAAGCTCAGAAATAATTCTAGGTGCTCATTTAACACTTGAATGTGTCAATTGTGTAACAGTACTATGGAAGGTGGTAGAAAAAACAAATGTGTTTGTTGATTTGGTCACAGAGGCTCTCAAGGCACATAGTCCACCCCTTCCTAGACTGTGGGTGAGGAACTTGTGACCTTAAATGGTGTcacacttcagttcccatcaatcCTGACTCACATTGGTTGTGGAAATGGAGTCCGACAGCATCTGGAAAGCTACAAGTTCCCTGATCTAGAGAAAACCACACACCCAAATGATTGTGAGCAACTCCCTAACCCTTCTCATCCTACACCTTGATTGGGCTTGAATTAAGTATCACCTGTACCACCAGACCCTGGTTCTCTTCTTGCAAGCAAGCGCATTGAAAATAGCCTTTGTTTTTGCAGGAACTTGCACCACCAGGAGGTGGCGATAAAGCagaggagaagaaggaaggaTCTGAGGCACAGCCAGTAAGCAATCTTCAATGAGTTCACTGTACTTT
This genomic window from Podarcis raffonei isolate rPodRaf1 chromosome 15, rPodRaf1.pri, whole genome shotgun sequence contains:
- the SPA17 gene encoding sperm surface protein Sp17 — protein: MSIPFSNTTQRIPPGFANLLEGLAREVLRSQPADIPSFAAKYFETLLIEREKSGYDPCEWGAKIDDRYYNNHAFNELAPPGGGDKAEEKKEGSEAQPEGRVEKPPAAMSIMSLTEEEAATKIQATYRGYRSRRNTKSTKEELEEVREEEKAPGKEEKPSEPENKEPQ